The sequence AGATGCGAATTGCAATGATCGCCGGCGACGTGCAAACCGAGAACGACGCCCACCGATTGGCAAGAGCCGGCGGAAAAATTGTGCGGCCGATTATTACCGGCGGCGCCTGTCATCTCGATGCCCGCATGGTGACGAAAGTAACGGACGAACTGGATCCGGCGGAGCTAGATCTGTTGTTTATTGAAAATGTCGGCAACCTCGTTTGTCCTTCGAGTTACGATCTCGGCGAGGATATGAAGGTGGTCCTTATCAGTGTTACCGAGGGGGACGACAAGCCGCTCAAGTATCCCGGCATGTTCCGGCGTTCATCGGCGATGGTAATCAACAAGATCGACCTGCTGGCATTATG comes from Bacteroidota bacterium and encodes:
- the hypB gene encoding hydrogenase nickel incorporation protein HypB; this encodes MTERVDVKEKVLSENDRLAGELRQRLTAHRVVALNLVSSPGSGKTSLLEKTLATLNSEMRIAMIAGDVQTENDAHRLARAGGKIVRPIITGGACHLDARMVTKVTDELDPAELDLLFIENVGNLVCPSSYDLGEDMKVVLISVTEGDDKPLKYPGMFRRSSAMVINKIDLLALCDFSMERVKENALTINGNLTMFDMSCRSGEGLDNWFDWLRRLVAAKKQGRG